The following proteins come from a genomic window of Salvia hispanica cultivar TCC Black 2014 chromosome 4, UniMelb_Shisp_WGS_1.0, whole genome shotgun sequence:
- the LOC125218241 gene encoding UDP-galactose/UDP-glucose transporter 4-like: protein MKNEEQARSLFGISLTERPRWHQFLICSTGFFFGYLVNGICEEYVYNRLQFSYGWYFTFVQGWVYILLIYLQGFTTKQMVNPWKSYVKLSAVLMGSNGLTKGSLAFLNYPAQIMFKSTKVLPVMVMGAFIPGLRRKYPPHEYISAVLLVVGLILFTLADAQTSPNFSVIGVMMVSGALIMDAFLGNLQEAIFTMNPETTQTEMLFCSTLVGMPFLIPPMLLTGELFTAWDSCSKHPYVYGVLIFEAMATFIGQVSVLSLIALFGAATTAMVTTARKAVTLLLSYMIFTKPLTEQHGSGLLLITMGIVLKMLPENKPPLKRASNPKAKKVEMESRHGEEEDKSSSRVQIGIEEDEEKRPLV from the exons atgaagaatgaAGAGCAGGCGCGCTCCCTCTTTGGAATTTCGCTGACGGAGAGGCCCAGATGGCATCAGTTCCTCATTTGCTCAACTGGGTTTTTCTTTGGTTACCTTGTTAATGGGATCTGTGAG GAATATGTGTATAACAGACTTCAGTTCAG TTATGGATGGTACTTCACCTTTGTGCAAGGATGGGTGTACATTTTGCTGATATATCTCCAAGGATTCACCACCAAGCAAATGGTGAATCCATGGAAGAGTTATGTCAAGCTCTCTGCTGTGCTCATGGGTTCTAATGGCCTCACCAAGGGCTCCTTGGCCTTCCTCAACTATCCCGCGCAGATCATGTTCAAATCCACCAAG GTTCTCCCGGTGATGGTGATGGGGGCGTTTATTCCTGGCCTGAGACGGAAATACCCTCCTCACGAGTATATATCTGCTGTGCTCTTGGTTGTCGGGTTGATTCTGTTCACCCTGGCAGATGCCCAAACGTCTCCCAATTTCAGCGTGATAGGCGTGATGATGGTGTCCGGGGCGCTGATTATGGATGCTTTCTTGGGGAATCTGCAGGAAGCTATCTTCACCATGAATCCTGAGACGACACAG ACGGAGATGCTCTTCTGCTCCACGCTCGTGGGGATGCCCTTCTTGATCCCACCAATGTTGCTCACAGGAGAACTTTTCACGGCTTGGGATTCTTGCTCAAAG CATCCCTATGTTTACGGAGTTCTGATCTTTGAAGCCATGGCCACCTTCATCGGGCAGGTCTCGGTCCTCTCCCTCATTGCCCTGTTCGGGGCAGCCACCACAGCGATG GTGACGACTGCGAGGAAAGCGGTGACGTTGTTGCTGTCGTACATGATATTCACAAAGCCTTTGACAGAGCAACATGGGAGTGGACTGCTGCTGATAACAATGGGGATTGTGTTGAAGATGCTGCCGGAGAACAAGCCGCCTTTGAAGAGGGCCTCGAATCCAAAGGCGAAGAAGGTTGAAATGGAGTCCCGACAcggggaagaagaagacaaGAGCAGCAGCAGGGTTCAGATAGGAATCGAGGAAGATGAGGAAAAGAGACCTTTGGTTTAA
- the LOC125185498 gene encoding SPX domain-containing membrane protein At4g22990-like yields the protein MVAFGKKLKQLQIQEWESFYINYKLMKKKVNQYTRQIEVSEHNREYVLKDFSRVLDSQIEKTVLFLLEQEGRLASRLSVLGEQHDALVQHNDAAMIPELQESYRVVGEELLKLLHFVELNATGLRKILKKFDKRFGYKFTNHYVKTRASHPYSQLKQVFKHVGISAVVGTLSRHLADLKDHQGTYVSIYDQPALSLPDPTIESIKAAVDRLSNTTGFLQYIGKHALIPEEELTSTADNDVDERYHFMSLLLNLVNTFLYMVNTYIIVPTADNYSLSLGAAATTCGAVIGSMAVAQVFSSVYFSAWSNKSYLKPLIFSSIVLFIGNTLYALAYDLNSIYVLIIGRVFCGLGSARAVNRRYISDCVPIKMRMKASAGFVSASALGMACGPALAALFPTDDSTIFWITLNENTLPGWVMALAWLVYLLWLCISFREPYNDEKLNPPTRRETSNGLENGALENSVSEPLIEKQNNSHNDEDDDFDDEEFNNNEEEEESHQPVTSIVSAYKLLTPSVKVQLLIYFMLKYAMEVLLAESSVITSYYFIWSSGKVAIFLASLGLTVLPVNVLVGSYLSNMFEERQVLLAAEIMVCIGIVSSFQVIIPYSVPQYVGSALLTFVAAEVLEGVNLSLLSRVMSSRLKRGTYNGGLLSTEAGTLARVVADGAITLAGYGGMNMLLNATLLPSLLICICSIVATCYTYNSLY from the exons ATGGTTGCATTCGGCAAAAAATTGAAGCAATTACAAATTCAGGAGTGGGAAAG CTTCTACATTAACTACAAGTtaatgaagaagaaggtgaatCAATATACTCGGCAAATTGAGGTTTCAGAACACAATCGCGAGTATGTCCTCAAGGATTTCTCGAGAGTTCTTGATAGCCAG ATTGAAAAGACTGTCCTGTTTTTACTCGAACAAGAGGGGCGTCTGGCAAGCAGGCTATCCGTTCTAGGAGAGCAGCACGACGCCCTCGTTCAGCACAATGATGCTGCAATGATACCTGAACTGCAGGAATCGTATAGAGTTGTGGGGGAGGAGCTTCTAAAACTCTTGCATTTTGTAGAACTGAACGCCACTGGACTTCGCAAGATATTGAAGAAGTTTGATAAGAGGTTCGGTTATAAGTTCACTAATCACTATGTCAAGACTCGCGCGAGTCATCCGTATTCTCAGCTTAAACAGGTGTTTAAGCACGTG GGAATCTCAGCTGTCGTTGGTACCTTATCTCGCCACCTTGCAGATCTCAAGGACCACCAGGGGACCTATGTCTCGATCTACGATCAACCTGCTCTGTCCCTCCCG GATCCTACGATCGAGTCTATCAAAGCTGCAGTCGATCGTTTATCAAATACGACAGGTTTCCTTCAGTATATAGGGAAACACGCACTTATTCCAGAGGAGGAACTGACATCGACTGCAGACAATGATGTTGATGAACGATATCATTTCATGTCACTTCTTCTCAATTTGGTGAACACATTTTTGTACATGGTAAATACATACATAATAGTTCCGACAGCAGACAACTACTCGTTGAGCCTTGGAGCTGCAGCGACGACTTGTGGAGCTGTCATAGGTTCGATGGCCGTTGCTCAGGTTTTCTCATCAGTATATTTCAGTGCTTGGTCGAATAAGTCGTATTTGAAACCTCTCATCTTCAGCAGCATTGTCCTGTTCATCGGGAACACCTTATACGCTCTTGCTTATGACCTCAACTCGATATATGTGCTTATTATCGGCCGTGTGTTTTGCGG ATTGGGGTCAGCGAGGGCTGTTAATCGTCGTTACATCAGTGACTGCGTTCCTATAAAGATGCGTATGAAGGCTTCTGCTGGTTTTGTTAGCGCCAGCGCTCTTGGAATGGCGTGCGGCCCTGCTCTCGCCGCCTTGTTCCCGACAGACGACAGTACAATTTTCTGGATTACACTGAATGAAAATACTCTGCCTGGTTGGGTAATGGCTCTGGCATGGCTAGTCTATCTACTCTGGCTGTGTATTTCGTTTCGAGAGCCTTACAACGATGAGAAGCTAAATCCTCCTACGCGGAGGGAGACAAGCAATG GGCTGGAAAATGGTGCTTTAGAAAACTCTGTATCCGAGCCATTGATAGAGAAGCAGAACAACAGCCACAACGACGAAGACGATGACTTTGATGATGAAGAATTCAACAAcaatgaggaagaagaggaaagcCATCAACCTGTGACATCCATTGTGTCTGCATATAAACTGCTTACACCTTCTGTTAAG GTACAGTTGCTAATATACTTCATGCTCAAGTATGCAATGGAGGTTTTGCTAGCTGAATCGAGCGTGATCACCTCGTACTACTTCATATGGTCATCGGGCAAAGTAGCTATCTTCCTCGCCAGCCTCGGACTAACCGTCCTCCCGGTGAACGTTCTCGTTGGTAGCTACCTCAGTAACATGTTTGAGGAAAG GCAAGTTTTACTAGCAGCGGAGATCATGGTGTGCATCGGCATTGTCTCCAGCTTCCAAGTAATAATCCCGTATTCCGTTCCACAGTACGTGGGCTCGGCTCTACTCACGTTCGTAGCTGCTGAAGTTCTCGAAG GTGTTAACCTGTCACTGCTATCACGGGTGATGTCGTCGCGGCTTAAGAGAGGGACATACAACGGGGGACTGCTGTCAACGGAAGCGGGAACTCTGGCTCGGGTGGTGGCGGATGGGGCGATTACGCTGGCCGGGTACGGAGGCATGAATATGCTATTGAATGCAACTCTGCTGCCTTCATTGTTGATCTGTATATGCTCCATTGTAGCTACCTGTTACACTTATAACTCCCTCTACTGA
- the LOC125218411 gene encoding ATPase GET3A-like — translation MGSNAELLEGTVKNVLEQDSLKWIFVGGKGGVGKTTCSSIISILLATVRESVLIISTDPAHNLSDAFQQKFTKSPSLVNGFSNLYAMEIDPTVEHEDSLVSDATDGFVSELANSIPGIDEAMSFAEMLKLVQTMDYSVIVFDTAPTGHTLRLLQFPSTLEKGLSKIMTIKNRFGGLLSQMTRLFGVGEEFNEDAILGKLEGLKEVVEQVNTQFKDPDFTTFICVCIPEFLSLYETERLVQELTKFEIDTHNIIINQVIYDEEVVESKLLKARMRMQQKYLNQFYMLYDDFNITKLPLLPQEVCGVEALKEFSHNFICPYKPSITRGTLEEVEQRVSTLREQLKNAEAELDRLNKGKLKA, via the exons ATGGGGTCCAACGCAGAGTTGCTGGAGGGGACGGTGAAGAACGTACTGGAGCAGGATTCATTGAAGTGGATTTTCGTCGGCGGGAAAGGCGGCGTCGGCAAAACCACGTGCAGCTCTATCATCTCGATTTTGCTCGCGACCGTGCGGGAGTCTGTGCTCATCATCTCCACCGACCCCGCTCATAACCTCAGCGATGCCTTCCAGCAGAAGTTCACCAAGTCTCCCTCGCTTGTTAATGGCTTCTCCAACTTGTACGCTATG GAAATTGATCCTACTGTGGAACATGAAGACTCTCTTGTATCAGATGCAACTGATGGATTCGTATCAGAACTAGCAAATTCTATCCCAGGAATCGATGAGGCAATGAGTTTTGCGGAAATGCTAAA GCTTGTGCAGACCATGGATTATTCTGTCATAGTATTTGATACAGCTCCAACCGGACACACTCTACGCTTGCTACAGTTTCCTTCGACATTAGAGAAAGGGCTTAGCAAGATCATGACCATAAAGAATAGATTTGGTGGCTTATTGAGCCAA ATGACTCGCCTCTTTGGTGTCGGTGAGGAATTCAATGAAGATGCCATACTTGGTAAACTTGAGGGCTTGAAAGAAGTGGTTGAACAAGTGAACACACAGTTTAAGGATCCA GATTTTACGACTTTCATCTGTGTCTGCATTCCAGAATTCCTCTCTCTTTATGAAACTGAGCGGCTTGTGCAGGAGCTTActaaatttgagattgataCACATAATATCATCATTAACCAAGTAATTTATGACGAAGAAG TTGTTGAGTCGAAGTTGCTCAAAGCTAGAATGCGCATGCAGCAGAAATACCTGAATCAGTTTTACATGCTATACGATGACTTCAACATAACTAAGCTGCCGTTGTTGCCTCAAGAG GTTTGTGGGGTTGAAGCATTGAAAGAATTTTCGCACAATTTTATATGCCCGTATAAACCTTCCATCACTCGAGGCACGTTGGAAGAGGTGGAGCAGAGAGTATCTACACTGAGAGAGCAGCTCAAGAATGCAGAAGCAGAGCTGGATAGACTCAACAAGGGGAAACTGAAGgcttag
- the LOC125218400 gene encoding flap endonuclease GEN-like 1: protein MGVGGHFWDLLKPYARFQGFDFLRNKRVAVDLSYWIVQQETAIKGYIRNSHIRTTFFRTVNLFSKFGAYPVFVLDGTPSPLKSQARIMRYFRSSGMDMSSLPEAEKGVSVERNRAFKKCIEECVELLELLGMPILKAKGEAEALCAQLNREGHVDACITADSDAFLYGAQCVVKRIQPNSKEPFECYHISDIETGLGLRRNHLIAISLMVGSDHDLNGINGIGLETAVRFVKIFSEDEILNRLHDVAKGEPLVIQGHNTAEDESASCSNDKSLKLRIPHCSHCGHPGNKKAHLKFSCEHCNSTAGQSCSHKPAGFKCLCTSCDLDREEKAKQKDASWKLTVCRKIASQENFPNDEIVQMYLSNHNGIDDRPHLRWASPNTEMLVDYLAYQQHWEPSYIRQRILPMLSTLYLRDMASAPTSDLLYGSYKFHSIQRVKTRYGHQSYVVKWKKAAASLRDAANPIPQESDLPLVVDLDEPFDLTEDTDAPYIHIENGGCFLSTDEDMELVQKAFPEEANQFLKEKELKEMVLKRKKSNSGTEATPEKTESSTSSGVQLSIKEFYRSSKLRNSSKPEEDSEKGSGSSNDKRRDPSPRFSKSARRRLLFD from the exons ATGGGGGTTGGAGGCCACTTCTGGGATTTGCTCAAACCCTACGCCCGATTCCAAGGCTTTGATTTCCTCAGAAACAAACGCGTTGCAGTGGATTTGTCGTATTGGATTGTGCAGCAGGAGACCGCCATTAAAGGGTACATTAGAAACTCCCATATTCGCACAACCTTTTTCCGAACGGTCAATCTTTTCTCCAAG TTTGGAGCCTACCCGGTCTTTGTACTCGATGGGACTCCGTCCCCGTTAAAATCTCAGGCAAGGATAATGCGGTACTTCCGATCATCTGGTATGGACATGTCAAGTTTGCCAGAAGCAGAGAAAGGTGTATCAGTTGAAAGGAATCGAGCCTTTAAGAAATGTATTGAAGAATGTGTG GAATTGCTCGAACTCCTTGGAATGCCTATATTGAAAGCCAAAGGAGAAGCTGAAGCTCTCTGTGCTCAGTTAAATAGGGAAGGACATGTCGATGCTTGTATCACTGCTGACAGTGATGCATTTCTATATGGTGCCCAGTGTGTGGTAAAGCGAATCCAGCCAAACTCGAAA GAGCCGTTTGAGTGCTACCATATATCTGATATTGAGACAGGTCTTGGTCTAAGGAGAAATCACTTGATAGCTATTTCTTTGATGGTTGGAAGCGATCATGATTTAAATGGTATAAATGGAATTGGGCTTGAAACTGCAGTTCGCTTTGTCAAAATTTTTAGTGAAGATGAAATATTGAACAG GCTGCATGACGTAGCCAAAGGAGAACCACTGGTGATCCAGGGACACAATACTGCTGAAGATGAATCTGCAAGCTGTTCGAATGATAAATCCTTGAAGCTAAGAATACCTCACTGTTCTCACTGTGGCCATCCAGGAAATAAAAAAGCCCATCTCAAGTTTTCTTGTGAACATTGCAACTCAACTGCTGGCCAGAGTTGTTCTCACAAACCAGCCGGATTCAAATGTTTGTGCACTTCATGTGACTTG GACAGAGAAGAAAAAGCTAAGCAGAAAGACGCCTCCTGGAAACTTACAGTTTGCCGAAAGATTGCATCACAGgaaaattttccaaatgatGAAATTGTACAGATGTACCTGAGCAACCATAATGGAATTG ACGATAGGCCACATTTACGATGGGCAAGTCCCAACACGGAAATGCTGGTTGATTACCTTGCTTATCAGCAACACTGGGAACCATCTTATATTAGGCAAAGAATACTACCAATGTTATCAACATTATATTTACGAGATATGGCCTCAGCCCCAACCAGTGACTTACTATATGGATCGTACAAGTTTCATAGCATTCAGCGTGTTAAGACAAGATACGGACATCAATCCTATGTTGTTAAATGGAAGAAGGCTGCTGCCAGTTTGAGGGATGCTGCCAACCCAATTCCTCAAGAATCTGATTTACCGTTGGTAGTAGACCTCGATGAACCTTTTGATTTGACTGAAGATACGGATGCTCCTTATATTCATATTGAAAATGGAGGTTGTTTTTTGTCGACTGATGAAGATATGGAGCTTGTACAGAAGGCTTTTCCAGAGGAAGCCAACCAATTTTTGAAGGAAAAG GAGTTGAAAGAAATGGTgttgaaaagaaagaaatcaaactcGGGCACTGAAGCAACACCTGAAAAAACAGAATCATCCACATCCAGCGGAGTGCAGCTAAGCATTAAAGAGTTTTATCGTTCCTCCAAACTGCGTAACTCAAGCAAGCCTGAGGAGGATTCCGAGAAGGGATCTGGTTCCTCCAACGACAAAAGGAGAGATCCAAGTCCAAGATTTTCCAAGTCCGCCAGACGGCGCCTTCTATTTGATTGA
- the LOC125221385 gene encoding two-component response regulator ARR14-like has translation MQISPVSDAAIVETNKASSSIEDAECLNQKQKTEELRQERSEDSNDNHRKGLKPRLTWTKEMHQKFLDAIEILGNGNAVPKKIVEVMGVPRLSRENVASHLQKYRFMKQAEYFPRSRASDNARNMMQLRAINMMQLRAKQYCSSSDNSNTSEGGNHD, from the exons ATGCAGATATCACCTGTTTCTGATGCTGCCATTGTTGAAACGAACAAGGCTTCTTCCTCGATTGAGGATGCAGAGTGCTTGAACCAGAAACAGAAGACTGAGGAGTTACGGCAGGAGAGAAGTGAAGATAGCAACGACAATCACCGGAAAGGGTTGAAGCCAAGGCTTACTTGGACAAAAGAAATGCATCAGAAGTTCTTGGATGCCATTGAAATATTGGGAAATGGCA ATGCGGTTCCCAAGAAAATAGTTGAAGTTATGGGCGTTCCCAGGCTTAGCAGGGAGAACGTTGCTAGCCATTTGCAG AAATATCGTTTCATGAAACAAGCGGAATATTTCCCGCGCTCACGTGCCAGTGATAATGCGAGAAACATGATGCAACTCAGAGCGATAAACATGATGCAACTGAGAGCGAAACAATATTGTTCATCTTCTGACAACTCCAACACCAGCGAAGGTGGAAATCATGATTAA
- the LOC125223481 gene encoding zinc finger CCCH domain-containing protein 48-like translates to MAIATARKESVFVRVGGKPLKNQVCIYWLEGRCNRDPCRYLHKESPPSKTQRQPQLAPPNAVPSKQPKSRTWKNPNFDGPRSNKACVSNTTRNSGKIDHGDQGLTTAMVGSDRVAQYQQKVVTVVRDIPEKSIVQKAQPKQCKYWVTGNCVHGEKCKDLHSWFCGSGFTKLAVLEGHKKAITGISLPSVGDKLYSSSKDGSVRAWDCNNGQVVGSVMIGGDVGCLVAEGPWLFAGSQNVVKAWNLQNQTELSLSEAVGSVCSMIIDEDKLFAGMEDGTILVWKWNPATNIPEPAAMLKGHEGAVCSLVVGAGRLYSGSRDCTIKAWDLQNLQCLQTLCGHTRDVTSVICWDNYLLSASLDKTLKVWAATESGTIEVVHETQEDHELMTLCGIHDAEVKPILLCSFSDSTVRLYDLPSFTERGRIFSKRPVEVIRIGVDGLFFTGDGTGEVSIWRLLGTPSETAS, encoded by the exons ATGGCGATCGCAACTGCAAGGAAAGAATCTGTCTTTGTCCGAGTCGGTGGAAAGCCTTTGAAGAACCAAGTTTGCATCTACTGGCTTGAAGGGAGATGCAACAGAGACCCATGTAGGTACCTGCACAAAGAATCTCCGCCTTCAAAAACTCAGAGACAGCCACAGTTGGCACCACCTAACGCCGTTCCTTCCAAGCAACCCAAAAGTCGGACTTGGAAAAATCCTAACTTTGATGGCCCCCGGAGTAATAAAGCATGTGTATCTAACACTACAAGGAATTCTGGAAAGATTGATCACGGAGATCAGGGATTGACCACTGCTATGGTTGGGAGTGATCGTGTTGCACAGTACCAACAGAAGGTTGTGACTGTTGTAAGAGACATACCAGAGAAAAGCATTGTTCAAAAAGCCCAGCCAAAGCAATGCAAGTACTGGGTTACTGGAAATTGTGTCCATGGGGAAAAGTGCAAGGATTTGCACTCATGGTTCTGCGGTTCTGGATTTACAAAGTTGGCAGTGTTAGAAGGGCATAAAAAG GCCATAACTGGAATTTCACTCCCCTCTGTTGGTGACAAGCTCTATTCGAGCAGTAAGGATGGGTCTGTTCGTGCATGGGACTGCAACAATGGTCAGGTTGTTGGTTCTGTGATGATCGGTGGTGATGTTGGGTGTTTAGTTGCTGAAGGCCCATGGCTGTTTGCTGGGTCGCAGAATGTTGTGAAG GCATGGAACCTCCAAAATCAGACTGAGCTTTCTCTCAGTGAGGCAGTTGGATCAGTTTGCAGTATGATCATAGATGAGGATAAGTTGTTTGCTGGAATGGAG GATGGTACCATTTTGGTGTGGAAGTGGAATCCAGCTACCAATATTCCAGAACCAGCTGCCATGTTGAAGGGGCACGAAGGCGCTGTATGTTCTCTTGTTGTTGGGGCTGGTAGGCTGTATTCGGGTTCGAGAGACTGTACTATCAAG GCATGGGACCTGCAAAACTTGCAGTGCTTGCAGACTCTGTGTGGGCATACAAGAGACGTAACATCCGTCATCTGCTGGGATAACTATTTGTTATCGGCTTCTCTTGACAAAACATTAAAAGTTTGGGCTGCTACTGAAAGTGGGACGATAGAGGTTGTTCATGAGACTCAAGAAGATCAT GAGCTCATGACTCTCTGTGGCATACACGATGCAGAAGTAAAACCTATTCTTCTCTGCTCATTTAGTGACAGCACAGTCCGCCTCTACGACCTGCCTTC ATTCACGGAGAGGGGAAGGATATTTTCAAAACGGCCAGTTGAAGTGATTCGGATTGGCGTTGATGGACTATTTTTCACTGGTGATGGGACTGGAGAGGTGTCCATCTGGAGATTGCTTGGGACGCCCTCTGAAACAGCATCATGA